DNA sequence from the Halobacterium sp. DL1 genome:
GCCGCGACGCGCGCCGCGCGGTCAACCGCATCCGTTCGAACCTCGACGACATGACCGTCGAGGTGTACGAGGACGCCGGCGACGAGTACCGCTGGCACCTCGAGAGCGCGAACGGCCGCCTCATGGCGGACTCCGGCGAGGGGTACGCCGACCGCGGCGGCGCAGAGGACGCGGTCGAGCGCTTCGAAACGTACGCGTCCGAGGCGTCCGTGCTGGACGTGGGTCGCGCCGCCTTCGAACTGTTCGAGGACAGCGCGGGCGACGCCCGCTGGCGGCTCCGCCACCGCAACGGGAACATCCTGGCCGACGCCGGGCAGGGGTACGCCGACCGCACTCGCGCCCGCGAAGGCATCGAGAGCGTGAAGCGACACGCGCCGAACGCCGACACCGAGGAGTAGCCCGCTCCCCGCCGCCGTCCCTTTTCTGAGGACTGTTCTCCGAACGCTCTGCCCGGCGATGGGGTCGCCCCCACGCTCCGTACCGGTAGTTGTTACCCTCTCGGCTGCAGACTGCCCCCAATGACGGAGCGATGGCTCTACTCGTGGGCGCTCGGCTCGGTCGCCTTCGGCGGCGCCTCCCTGCTCGTTCCCCTCTACGTCGTCCAGCTCGGCGCGTCGCCCGTAGAACTGGGACTGCTCGCCGCGACGGCCGCGGCCATCGGCGCGCCCGGCGCCATCCTGTTCGGTCGCCTCGCCAACCGCGTCGGCCACCGCCGCCCGCTCGTGCTCGCGACGCTGGCGACGGTCGCCGCCGCGCTCGCAGTGGTGCCGCTGCTGGACAGCATCACCGCCGTCGTCGTCGCGAACGCGGCGCTCTGGCTCGTGGTGTCGTCGGTCGCGCCCGTGACGACGATGCTCGTCGTCGACGACGCCCCGGAGTCCGCCTGGGACGAATGTATCGGGCGCCTCAACACGTACCAGGGGTACGGCTGGGCCGTCGGCCTCGTCCTCGGGGCGGTCTGGCCAGTCGTCGGCAGCCGGCTCGTCGGCGGCGGGTCGGTCACCCGTGCGCTGTTCTGGCTGCTCGCCGCCTGTGCCGCGGTGAGTTCCATCGGCGCCGCACGTTCGCTCCCGCGGACCGGCGGTGAAGTCCACGTCACGAGCGAGCGGGAGGCCCGGCGCATCGCGCGCCTGCTGTCGGGGACCCGGCGCGGCATCAGGGGGGCGACGTTCGCCTTCTCCCCGAACCGGCTCTACTGGTCGACCCGCGGGCTCGACC
Encoded proteins:
- a CDS encoding MFS transporter — its product is MTERWLYSWALGSVAFGGASLLVPLYVVQLGASPVELGLLAATAAAIGAPGAILFGRLANRVGHRRPLVLATLATVAAALAVVPLLDSITAVVVANAALWLVVSSVAPVTTMLVVDDAPESAWDECIGRLNTYQGYGWAVGLVLGAVWPVVGSRLVGGGSVTRALFWLLAACAAVSSIGAARSLPRTGGEVHVTSEREARRIARLLSGTRRGIRGATFAFSPNRLYWSTRGLDLRRLHRRLDAPLTTYLVAAVLFFTGFAAFWAPLPLFLTDIGFDAGRVFALYLASSVASAVLYEGVGRFAARYDVRRLQSGALAVRGLLFPTVAVVGGVGTASLGFGAAGVALAAIGVTWAVIAVVGTALVTRLAPPGLRGETLGVYTALGALAGGAGSLLGGWVATFGYLPAFGAAAALVLAGAVLVFSLPAPDRQPTARAPDATTAQDAGAETTPGDLSRDA